From Candidatus Eisenbacteria bacterium, a single genomic window includes:
- a CDS encoding periplasmic heavy metal sensor, whose translation MNHLRRAAVVAALVWGVAAWAQGPPPKDGGGPGLMGSGPPPGPPAFVGQMFPPAMVMQHQQEIGLRPAQIDAIKHAMAETQQRLVDLQWELESESEALGKLLAADRVDEATVLVKLAKVTSIEQQVKQVNFTLLVRIKNTLDPEQQATLRALRRPPSGPPGGPPPA comes from the coding sequence ATGAACCACCTACGCCGAGCCGCCGTGGTCGCCGCGCTCGTCTGGGGCGTCGCAGCCTGGGCGCAGGGGCCGCCACCGAAGGACGGCGGCGGGCCGGGCCTCATGGGCTCCGGACCGCCGCCGGGTCCGCCCGCCTTCGTCGGCCAGATGTTCCCGCCTGCGATGGTGATGCAGCACCAGCAGGAGATCGGGTTGCGGCCGGCCCAGATCGACGCGATCAAGCACGCGATGGCCGAGACGCAGCAGCGGCTCGTCGACCTGCAGTGGGAGCTCGAAAGCGAATCCGAGGCGCTCGGCAAGCTCCTTGCCGCGGATCGCGTCGACGAGGCGACCGTGCTCGTGAAGCTCGCCAAGGTCACCTCGATCGAGCAGCAGGTGAAGCAGGTGAACTTCACCCTGCTCGTCCGCATCAAGAACACGCTCGATCCCGAGCAGCAGGCAACGCTCCGCGCGCTGCGCCGGCCGCCGTCCGGACCACCCGGTGGCCCGCCCCCGGCGTGA